The Labrus mixtus chromosome 16, fLabMix1.1, whole genome shotgun sequence genome window below encodes:
- the vps28 gene encoding vacuolar protein sorting-associated protein 28 homolog, protein MFHGIPVTGGGGGAPVNKPELYEEVKLYKNAREREKYDNMAELFAVVKTLQALEKAYIKDCVTPNEYTASCSRLLVQYKAAFKQVQGSDVGSIDDFCRKYRLDCPLAMERIKEDRPITIKDDKGNLNRCIADIVSLFITVMDKLRLEIRAMDEIQPDLRELMETMNRMSNMPPDSEAKDKVSLWLTTLSSMSASDELDDNQVRQMLFDLESAYNAFNRFLHSS, encoded by the exons ATGTTTCACGGGATACCAGTCAcaggaggtgggggaggag CTCCAGTGAATAAACCTGAATTATATGAG GAAGTGAAATTATACAAAAatgcaagagaaagagagaa GTATGACAACATGGCCGAGTTATTTGCTGTGGTGAAGACCCTTCAGGCTCTTGAGAAGGCTTACATCAAAGACTGTGTCACACCTAATGA ATACACTGCTTCCTGTTCCCGACTGTTGGTGCAGTATAAGGCTGCTTTTAAACAAGTGCAGGGCTCTGATGTTGGCTCCATCGATGATTTCTGTAGGAAGTACAGA CTCGACTGCCCACTAGCCATGGAAAGGATTAAGGAGGACCGGCCAATCACCATCAAGGATGACAAGGGAAACCTGAATCGCTGCATTGCAGATATAGTTTCT CTTTTCATCACTGTGATGGACAAGCTGAGATTGGAGATCAGGGCCATGGATGAG ATTCAGCCAGACCTGAGGGAACTGATGGAAACTATGAACAGAATGAGCAACATGCCTCCAGATTCTGAGGCTAAGGACAAAGTCAGCCTCTG GTTGACGACCCTCAGCAGCATGTCGGCCTCAGACGAGTTGGATGATAATCAGGTGCGCCAAATGCTGTTTGACCTGGAGTCGGCCTACAATGCCTTCAACCGCTTCCTGCACTCCTCCTAA